Proteins co-encoded in one Coffea eugenioides isolate CCC68of unplaced genomic scaffold, Ceug_1.0 ScVebR1_3061;HRSCAF=4202, whole genome shotgun sequence genomic window:
- the LOC113757408 gene encoding uncharacterized protein LOC113757408, which produces MGVIGEPFILEKEAYEVKENTDPFILEMIPFECEPSELVVLELPEQPPILNLQEVPWNYSEPTLLIGGEKVSRKEVDAITRSGRIIGEPAVDEPSKAKENAVPTRPTVTDEEAFNFLKMLKKIEHVLASNQISFSDEDLTSDGIGHNKALYISVRCNGKLLPRVLIDNGSTLNNCPWNTLVKLGFQEAKLRPSAIVVRGFDGAKRESMGEVDLVREIGPAQFQVMCQVMDFSSVYNVLLGRPWIHTSGAIPSSLHQMLRFVVNGQLIMIFAEEDCTMIINPASEDYGDRKALVSSHLVADIVSVGRASKDKAVVEMNLPEASVMMAKELIRGGYEIGKGLGRNLQGVLEPIELQGKKNTSGLGFQPTVRDKKEMSDRKRAEKEGKQLIMSIPLLYCTFPYPSEVIRSEVDPIEEVEVGLSELFVGVISEGDPLEDPGFPEVPIEAMKNWTKFDDCGLDIPHEFEILESEIRDESDNEEGSESLLKDLEQYEEKSKPNLEDTEVVNIGTETEVKEIKISIHLNKKQRKEMIEFFTMFQDVFAWSYNDMPGISTDIVVHRLPTDPNFPPVKQKPRKFKPDMRLKIKEQIEKQLNARIIMVSHYPIWLSNPVPVPKKSGEVRVCVNYRDLNKASPKDDFPLSNIHILLDNTVGHEIESFADCFAGYHQILMAEEDREKIGRKLFLSRHGGLFATE; this is translated from the exons ATGGGAGTCATCGGAGAACCATTCATACTGGAGAAGGAAGCctatgaagtcaaggaaaatacCGATCCATTTATTTTGGAAATGATACCTTTCGAATGTGAGCCTTCAGAGCTGGTGGTACTTGAATTGCCTGAGCAACCTCCTATTCTTAATCTACAAGAGGTCCCGTGGAATTATAGCGAGCCCACGCTATTAATTGGAGGAGAAAAGGTGTCCAGAAAGGAAGTGGACGCCATTACTAGATCTGGAAGAATCATAGGGGAACCCGCAGTTGATGAGCCCTCAAAAGCGAAAGAAAATGCTGTTCCAACAAGACCAACTGTGACTGATGAAGAGGCCTTCAATTTCCTTAAGATGCTGAAGAAAA TCGAACATGTTTTGGCTTcaaatcaaatttctttttctgatGAAGATTTGACTTCGGATGGGATTGGACACAATAAAGCATTGTATATCTCAGTCCGTTGTAATGGGAAGTTATTGCCAAGGGTCTTGATAGACAATGGATCTACTCTTAATAACTGTCCTTGGAACACTTTGGTTAAGTTGGGATTTCAGGAAGCTAAACTTCGGCCATCTGCCATTGTGGTGAGAGGATTTGATGGCGCAAAAAGGGAATCAATGGGGGAAGTGGATTTGGTGCGGGAAATCGGACCTGCCCAGTTTCAAGTTATGTGCCAAGTCATGGACTTCTCAAGTGTTTATAATGTTCTTCTCGGACGGCCTTGGATTCATACTTCAGGCGCTATACCTTCTTCACTCCATCAAATGTTGAGATTTGTGGTGAATGGCCAGTTGATTATGATATTTGCTGAGGAAGACTGCACTATGATCATCAATCCTGCATCGGAAGATTATGGCGATAGAAAAGCTCTGGTTTCCTCTCACCTTGTAGCTGACATTGTTTCTGTGGGTAGGGCATCCAAGGACAAGGCGGTAGTGGAAATGAATTTACCTGAAGCCAGCGTTATGATGGCCAAAGAGCTGATTCGAGGAGGTTATGAAATAGGTAAGGGTCTTGGGCGCAACCTACAAGGGGTCTTGGAGCCAATAGAACTTCAAGGAAAGAAGAACACCTCTGGATTAGGTTTTCAACCTACTGTCAGAGATAAGAAAGAAATGTCGGATCGCAAAAGGGCGGAGAAGGAAGGGAAGCAACTTATCATGAGCATCCCACTGTTGTACTGTACTTTTCCTTACCCATCAGAGGTGATTAGATCTGAGGTAGACCCGATCGAGGAAGTGGAGGTTGGATTATCTGAGCTATTTGTGGGGGTTATTTCTGAAGGGGACCCGTTGGAGGACCCAGGATTTCCAGAGGTGCCTATTGAAGCAATGAAGAACTGGACCA AATTTGATGATTGTGGTCTCGATATCCCAcacgaatttgaaattttggaatccGAAATTCGAGATGAGAGCGATAACGAGGAAGGATCTGAGTCTTTATTAAAGgatcttgaacaatatgaggagaaatccaaaccgAACTTAGAAGATACAGAGGTTGTTAATATTGGCACTGAGACTGAGGTTAAGGAGATAAAAATTAGCATTCATTTGAATAAGAAACAGAGAAAAGAAATGATTGAGTTTTTTACCATGTTTCAAGATGTGTTTGCCTGGTCCTATAATGACATGCCTGGAATTTCAACAGATATAGTGGTCCATCGATTGCCAACCGATCCGAATTTTCCACCAGTAAAACAAAAACCTCGCAAGTTTAAGCCAGACATGAGGCTCAAAATTAAGGAGCAAATCGAGAAGCAGCTCAATGCTAGAATCATTATGGTGTCTCATTATCCCATTTGGCTTTCAAACCCTGTACCTGTTCCAAAGAAAAGTGGAGAAGTACGAGTCTGTGTCAATTATAGGGATCTTAATAAAGCCAGCCCGAAAGATGATTTTCCGTTGTCGAACATTCATATTCTTCTGGACAATACCGTAGGACATGAAATCGAATCTTTTGCTGATTGCTTTGCCGGATATCACCAGATTTTAATGGCAGAGGAAGATAGGGAGAAAATAGGGAGAAAACTGTTTTTATCACGCCATGGGGGACTTTTTGCTACcgagtaa